A genomic window from Pantoea alhagi includes:
- a CDS encoding sensor histidine kinase, whose translation MLLAVFDRAALMLICLFFLTRTRHFRQLLQKDEHSRQELLAVTAIFSLFALFSTWSAVNVEGSLLNVRTIAVMSGGILFGPWVGIATGIIAGLHRFLIDIHGVSSVPCLITSIIAGMVSGWINLKVPKAQRWRLGILGGMLCESLTMLLIILWATPSALGLEIVSEISIPMILGAVSIGLIVLLVQSVEGEKEAVAARHAKLALDIANKTLPLFRQVNSDSLRQVCEIIRNDINADAVAMTNKHQILAYVGYGEQHYRQGDDGLSPTTRQAINYGKIIIKNNDEAYRTRDIHSMIVIPLWEKGEVTGTLKIYYRHAHRITWSLKEMAVGLSQIISTQLEVSRTEQLREMANKAELRALQSKINPHFLFNALNAISSSIRLNPDTARQLIINLSRYLRYNLELNDDEPIDIKKELYQVKDYIAIEQARFGDKLTMIYHIDEEINCTLPSLLIQPLVENAIVHGIQPCRGKGVVTLSVEDVGDRVRIAVRDTGNGISDEVIARVQRNEMPGNKIGLLNVHHRVKLLYGGGLQITQLHPGTEIVFFISKNGEKLPEKTLSLTA comes from the coding sequence ATGCTGCTGGCGGTGTTCGATCGCGCCGCTTTAATGCTGATTTGCCTGTTCTTTTTGACGCGCACGCGCCATTTCCGCCAGCTTTTGCAGAAAGATGAGCACTCCCGCCAGGAGCTGCTGGCGGTCACCGCGATCTTCTCGCTGTTTGCCCTGTTCAGCACCTGGTCGGCAGTAAATGTTGAAGGTTCCCTGCTGAACGTGCGTACTATCGCCGTAATGTCCGGCGGCATACTGTTTGGCCCATGGGTGGGTATCGCCACCGGGATTATCGCCGGGCTGCATCGTTTTTTAATCGATATCCACGGCGTCTCTTCGGTGCCCTGTTTAATTACCAGCATTATTGCCGGCATGGTTTCCGGCTGGATTAACCTGAAAGTGCCGAAAGCGCAGCGCTGGCGGCTCGGTATTCTTGGTGGGATGCTGTGCGAATCGCTGACCATGCTGCTGATTATTCTCTGGGCGACGCCGTCAGCGCTGGGCCTGGAGATTGTCTCTGAAATTTCAATTCCGATGATTCTGGGCGCGGTCAGTATCGGCCTGATTGTGCTGCTGGTGCAAAGCGTAGAGGGAGAGAAAGAGGCGGTTGCCGCGCGTCATGCCAAGCTGGCACTGGATATTGCCAATAAAACTCTGCCGCTGTTCCGTCAGGTAAACAGCGACTCGCTGCGTCAGGTCTGTGAGATCATTCGCAACGATATCAACGCCGATGCCGTCGCGATGACCAATAAGCATCAAATCCTGGCCTATGTCGGCTACGGCGAACAGCACTATCGTCAGGGCGATGATGGCCTGAGCCCCACCACACGCCAGGCGATCAACTACGGTAAAATCATTATTAAAAACAACGATGAGGCCTATCGCACGCGTGATATTCACTCAATGATTGTGATCCCGCTGTGGGAGAAAGGTGAAGTCACCGGCACGCTGAAAATCTATTATCGCCATGCGCATCGCATTACCTGGTCACTTAAGGAGATGGCGGTCGGCCTGTCGCAAATTATCTCTACTCAACTGGAGGTGTCGCGCACTGAGCAGCTGCGTGAAATGGCGAACAAGGCGGAACTGCGCGCGCTGCAAAGCAAGATTAATCCGCATTTCCTGTTTAACGCACTGAACGCGATCTCCTCTTCTATCCGGCTTAATCCCGATACTGCGCGCCAGCTGATTATTAATCTGTCGCGCTATTTACGTTACAACCTTGAGCTGAACGATGACGAGCCCATCGATATAAAAAAAGAGCTGTATCAGGTGAAGGATTATATCGCCATTGAACAGGCGCGCTTTGGCGATAAGCTGACGATGATTTATCACATCGACGAAGAGATAAACTGTACCCTTCCCAGCCTGCTGATCCAGCCGCTGGTGGAAAACGCTATCGTACATGGCATTCAGCCCTGCCGTGGTAAGGGCGTGGTGACGCTGTCGGTAGAGGATGTCGGCGATCGGGTACGGATTGCGGTACGCGATACAGGAAACGGCATCAGCGATGAGGTTATCGCGCGCGTGCAGCGTAACGAAATGCCGGGCAATAAGATTGGCCTGCTGAACGTACATCATCGCGTTAAACTGCTGTACGGCGGCGGGCTACAGATTACACAGCTGCATCCGGGCACGGAAATCGTGTTTTTCATCAGTAAGAACGGTGAAAAACTGCCGGAAAAAACGCTGTCGCTGACGGCCTGA
- a CDS encoding LytR/AlgR family response regulator transcription factor produces the protein MKAIIVEDEFLAQQELSWMIKQHSHIDIAACFDDGLDVLKFLQHNEVDVIFLDINIPSLDGVLLAQNISKFAHKPQIVFITAWKEHAVQAFELEAFDYILKPYHESRIVSMLQKLEAHWQQQQQPAAPETSSLRPVAQTVNLIRDERIIVTDINEIYYLEAHEKLTFVYTRREEYVMSVAISEFCNRLPESQFFRCHRSYCVNLNKIREIEPWFNNTYLLRLRDLDFQVPVSRSKVKAFRQLMRL, from the coding sequence GTGAAAGCCATCATTGTGGAAGATGAGTTTTTGGCGCAGCAGGAACTGAGCTGGATGATTAAGCAGCACAGTCATATCGATATTGCAGCCTGTTTTGATGACGGCCTCGACGTGCTGAAATTCCTGCAGCACAACGAAGTGGACGTTATCTTTCTGGATATTAATATCCCCTCGCTGGATGGCGTTCTGCTGGCGCAAAACATCAGCAAGTTCGCCCATAAGCCGCAAATTGTTTTTATTACCGCCTGGAAAGAGCATGCGGTACAGGCATTTGAGCTGGAAGCGTTTGACTACATTCTTAAGCCCTACCACGAATCGCGCATTGTCAGCATGCTGCAAAAGCTGGAAGCGCACTGGCAGCAGCAGCAGCAGCCCGCCGCACCGGAAACCTCATCGCTGCGCCCGGTGGCGCAAACCGTTAATCTGATCAGGGATGAACGGATTATCGTTACGGATATCAATGAAATCTACTATCTGGAAGCGCATGAAAAGCTGACTTTCGTCTATACGCGTCGCGAGGAGTATGTGATGTCGGTGGCGATTAGCGAGTTTTGTAACCGACTGCCGGAAAGCCAGTTTTTCCGCTGCCATCGCTCCTACTGCGTAAACCTGAACAAGATCCGTGAAATCGAACCCTGGTTTAATAACACCTATCTTTTGCGGCTGCGCGATCTGGATTTTCAGGTGCCGGTGAGTCGCAGCAAAGTAAAAGCCTTTCGCCAGCTAATGCGTTTGTAA
- the glk gene encoding glucokinase translates to MTKYALVGDVGGTNARLALCEVETGLISQVTTYSTSEHHGLEEVIRLFLEEQQQDVKDGCIAIACPITEDWVEMTNHDWAFSTKALKANLAFDHLEIINDFTAVSMAIPMLTEEDVIQFGGGAAVKDKPIAVYGAGTGLGVAHLVHVDRRWVSLPGEGGHVDFAPNSVEEDLILRVLREELGHVSAERVLSGAGLVNLYRAIVKSDKREPENLKPKDVSERALADSCIDCRRALSLFCVIMGRFGGNLALTLGTFGGVYIAGGIVPRFLEFFKASGFRAAFEDKGRFRDYVHDIPVYMIKHDQPGLLGAGAHLRQTLGRVL, encoded by the coding sequence ATGACTAAATACGCTTTGGTGGGTGACGTTGGCGGTACCAACGCGCGCCTGGCGCTGTGTGAAGTAGAAACCGGCCTGATTTCTCAGGTAACGACATATTCCACCTCAGAACATCATGGACTGGAAGAGGTGATTCGTCTGTTTCTGGAAGAGCAGCAGCAGGATGTAAAAGATGGTTGTATCGCCATCGCCTGCCCGATTACCGAAGACTGGGTAGAAATGACCAATCACGACTGGGCGTTCTCTACCAAAGCGCTGAAAGCCAACCTGGCATTTGATCATCTGGAAATCATTAACGATTTTACCGCAGTCTCTATGGCGATCCCGATGCTGACTGAAGAGGATGTTATTCAGTTTGGCGGCGGCGCAGCGGTAAAAGATAAGCCCATCGCCGTGTATGGCGCAGGCACCGGGCTGGGCGTGGCGCATCTGGTGCATGTCGATCGCCGCTGGGTTAGCCTGCCAGGCGAGGGCGGGCACGTTGATTTCGCCCCAAACAGCGTGGAAGAAGATCTGATCCTGCGCGTGCTGCGTGAAGAGCTGGGCCATGTTTCAGCTGAGCGCGTATTGTCTGGCGCCGGTCTGGTTAACCTCTATCGCGCCATTGTTAAATCCGATAAGCGCGAGCCGGAAAATCTGAAACCAAAAGATGTTTCCGAGCGGGCGCTGGCCGATAGCTGTATCGACTGTCGCCGCGCGCTGTCGCTGTTCTGCGTAATTATGGGACGCTTCGGCGGTAACCTGGCGCTTACCCTGGGGACTTTCGGCGGCGTGTATATTGCTGGCGGTATTGTGCCGCGCTTCCTTGAGTTCTTTAAAGCCTCCGGCTTCCGCGCCGCGTTTGAAGACAAGGGCCGCTTCCGCGATTACGTGCATGATATTCCGGTCTATATGATCAAGCACGATCAGCCAGGACTACTGGGCGCAGGCGCGCATCTGCGCCAGACGCTGGGACGCGTACTTTAA